One window of Opisthocomus hoazin isolate bOpiHoa1 chromosome 15, bOpiHoa1.hap1, whole genome shotgun sequence genomic DNA carries:
- the LOC142363231 gene encoding mesothelin-like — protein MGALKNFAEMLPLLPWLGFLLLAGWQAAAATSVGTYLCSSSPVNESAVCASVESLPDRFVCHLSPSAVSNLSRDDALSLAQRITKNCLLNLTRGGITRKRAPSSLTTGELQVASSLVRKFEHFSPAILRALGQAAVGLSVSDIENSISDKDLEASVPALGKVHGWNAEQSSTIINKLLSSGYQILDGQSLAKLGSLVAGLNSSTVRSLSPEVVLEAVKLPEFAQQMVTLPSALKMTFVEKISSSVVHPADLVKYIPDALASYIPKSLLVFGEEKPSVQDLNSKMWTREQAAMFFGDVIKMEPDFSRLSQSVLQGFTCAAASEMEAERVQELAKVMKKKNVKLGEDQLSCLVKMVTLHGIPKDLDNYPRDLLLFLSPSDYAATGSCRQYFANIGEANLGVLQRESSQRKQLLLEALICLKIPGTQVNEENAEVLGRLVCDLGGEYIRSSGGNLLKQLSQCESFLPDQEEAIRSVVSSGNTTFGPPVAWTAFTLNELSGLIPVFDHSILQKIPKSALTLWLKNFAHDSPLSREQLATIVEELLPTRHKRADGCQPDKRITEAVLNDDLMPIYYTPEQLHACLRNVSLENHLSRILTYAFSIPQLAALKRNLDEKYPDGYPASLLPKLGPLTSFVTSEDVSKWKITSPDTLAGLLRNQPSDDQASAIIKRYLSFGNALNATVLNAIGTRYVCLLNATDLNSIDPSSLKLASLDPSACSQPTKDIFYAKAKRAFSDQYYLPAYYKLIEPYLGGAPAEDLRALIKDNVNMDVSTFAKLRGDSLMSLTPSEVQGLLGVNLRDLQKWQNQSPVREWVQAQKQSELDKLYAGLTGGTQEGYMNIVTPKFQTPSSASLRTVAVALHVLPALLLSFLMMLVLS, from the exons ATGGGCGCTCTGAAGAACTTTGCAGAAATGCTGCCTTTACtcccatggctgggcttcctcctTTTGGCTG gctggcaggcagctgctgcgACTTCTGTTGGGACATATCTG TGCTCCAGCTCCCCTGTCAACG AATCTGCCGTGTGTGCTTCAGTGGAAAG TCTCCCAGACAGATTTGTTTGCCACCTCAGCCCCTCAGCAGTGAGCAACCTGAGCAGAGATGACGCTTTGAGCTTGGCCCAGAGGATCACAAAGAACTGCCTGTTGAACCTGACACGTGGAGGAATAACTAGAAAACGAGCTCCCTCCTCCCTGACGACAGGGGAACTGCAG GTTGCATCCTCTTTGGTGAGGAAGTTTGAGCACTTCTCTCCTGCAATCCTGCGTGCGTTGGGCCAGGCTGCGGTTGGGCTGTCCGTATCCGACATTGAAAACAGCATCAGTGATAAAGACCTTGAAGCATCTGTTCCTGCCCTGGGTAAAGTTCACGGCTGGAACGCTGAGCAGTCCAGCACTATTATCAACAAACTGCTCAGCTCCGGCTATCAG ATCCTGGATGGACAGAGCCTGGCAAAGCTAGGGAGCTTGGTGGCTGGCCTGAACAGCAGCACGGTTCGAAGTCTGTCTCCAGAAGTGGTCTTGGAAGCCGTTAAGTTGCCTGAGTTTGCTCAGCAAATGGTGACGCTGCCCTCTGCTCTGAAGATGACATTTGTGGAAAAG atttcctCCAGTGTAGTCCACCCTGCTGACCTGGTTAAATATATCCCTGATGCTTTGGCCAGTTACATTCCAAAATCATTGCTTGTTTTTGGGGAAGAGAAGCCCAGTGTTCAGGATCTCAACAGTAAAATGTGGACCCGAGAACAG GCTGCCATGTTTTTCGGTGATGTGATAAAGATGGAGCCTGACTTCAGCAG GCTTTCCCAGTCAGTCCTCCAGGGCTTCACGTGTGCTGCTGCCAGCGAGATGGAAGCAGAAAGAGTTCAGGAGCTGGCCAAAGTCATGAAGAAGAAGAATGTCAAGTTAGGAGAAGACCAG CTGAGTTGCTTAGTGAAGATGGTGACGCTGCATGGGATTCCCAAGGATTTAGATAACTATCCTAGAGACCTGTTGCTGTTTTTAAG TCCTTCAGACTATGCAGCGACAGGAAGCTGTAGGCAGTACTTTGCTAATATTGGGGAAGCGAATCTTGGTGTTCTGCAAAGAGAGTCGTCGCAGAGGAAACAGCTGCTCTTGGAAGCTTTAATATGTTTG AAAATTCCTGGCACACAAGTGAACGAGGAAAATGCGGAAGTTCTAGGACGTCTAGTCTGCGACCTGGGTGGAGAATATATCAGAAGTTCTGGTGGTAATTTGCTGAAGCAATTAAGCCAGTGTGAATCTTTCCTGCCTGATCAAGAAGAGGCTATTAGGAGTGTCGTCAGCAGTGGTAACACTACATTTGG GCCTCCTGTAGCATGGACAGCTTTTACCTTGAATGAGCTCAGTGGATTGATTCCTGTATTTGATCACAGCATCTTGCAGAAGATCCCCAAG AGTGCTTTAACTCTTTGGCTGAAAAACTTTGCGCACGATTCACCTCTGTCAAGGGAACAGCTGGCCACCATTGTTGAAGAACTCCTGCCTACTAGGCATAAGCGTGCTGATG GTTGCCAGCCTGACAAACGGATAACAGAGGCTGTTCTTAACGATGACTTGATGCCTATTTACTACACGCCTGAGCAGTTACATGCTTGCCTGAGGAACGTCTCTCTGGAGAATCACCTCTCTCGGATACTGACCTATGCCTTCAGTATTCCTCAATTAGCTGCGCTGAAGAGGAACCTGGATGAG AAATATCCTGATGGATATCCTGCAAGTCTGCTCCCCAAACTGGGTCCCCTCACTTCTTTCGTCACCTCTGAGGAtgtttccaaatggaagataACTTCACCTGACACGCTGGCTGGCTTGCTAAGAAATCAGCCCTCTGATGATCAG GCTTCTGCAATAATTAAACGATATCTTAGCTTTGGAAACGCCTTGAATGCCACTGTACTGAATGCGATTGGTACGAGATATGTGTGTCTTCTAAATGCGACCGACTTGAACAGCATCGACCCCAGCAGCTTGAA ACTGGCATCTCTGGATCCTTCAGCCTGTTCACAGCCTACGAAAGACATCTTCTATGCTAAAGCGAAACGCGCTTTCTCAGACCAGTACTATTTACCTGCTTACTATAAACTTATTGAACCATATCTAG GGGGTGCTCCTGCTGAGGATCTCAGAGCTCTAATCAAGGACAATGTGAACATGGACGTTAGTACTTTTGCGAAGTTAAGAGGAGACTCTTTGATG AGCCTGACACCTTCTGAGGTGCAGGGCTTGCTGGGGGTCAATCTTCGTGATCTGCAGAAATGGCAGAACCAGTCTCCTGTCCGGGAGTGGGTCCAAGCACAGAAACAATCAGAACTGGATAAACTGTATGCTGGGCTCACAGGCGGAACACAAGAAGGCTACATGAACATCGTCACGCCCAAATTTCAGA CTCCATCCTCAGCCTCTCTGCGGACTGTGGCCGTGGCGCTCCACGTCCTGCCTGCTCTGCTTCTCAGTTTCCTGATGATGTTGGTTTTGTCTTGA